Proteins from a genomic interval of Mesobacillus sp. S13:
- a CDS encoding ECF transporter S component, whose protein sequence is MNAAYSTTKETSKTKVLVINALFIALTVVATMFINIRLPIMGNGGLIHMGNIPLFIAAFVYGRKTGAIAGAFGMGLFDIISGWALWAPFTFVIVGTMGYVAGLMAEKMPGKKMYVYSLAVIVALVIKIVGYYFTEVVLYGNWIQPFGSIPGNVMQVVIAGLIVIPLVGRIKKLL, encoded by the coding sequence AAACAAAAGTTTTAGTCATCAATGCTCTTTTTATTGCATTGACCGTTGTAGCAACCATGTTCATCAATATCAGGCTCCCGATCATGGGGAATGGAGGCCTGATCCATATGGGCAACATCCCTTTGTTTATTGCCGCTTTCGTTTACGGCAGGAAAACAGGTGCAATAGCAGGAGCCTTTGGAATGGGCTTGTTCGACATCATTTCGGGATGGGCATTGTGGGCGCCGTTCACTTTCGTTATCGTCGGCACGATGGGCTATGTAGCTGGATTGATGGCTGAAAAAATGCCTGGCAAGAAAATGTATGTGTACTCTTTGGCAGTTATCGTTGCGCTTGTCATTAAAATCGTTGGCTACTACTTTACGGAAGTGGTTCTATACGGAAACTGGATCCAGCCATTCGGCTCAATTCCAGGAAACGTCATGCAGGTCGTCATTGCTGGTCTGATTGTCATCCCACTTGTTGGCCGGATAAAGAAATTGTTATAG
- a CDS encoding FG-GAP repeat domain-containing protein, whose product MQNHYHYSNNRNSTVVAFARGDVNGDKIPDAVYVTGMKESDVSIIKNLTLVIQDGATGNLTQVPLNENMGYHPTLFLGDFTGDGVRDILITIATGGSGGTTYNYVYTFVHNNLRLLFDSDVYNQMYQYGVTYKDDYKVEVFSSLNNTKYLIDLTLREPEYLNEIYDTNGKLKSAVNGWVDPISGLYPIDFDSNKIYELLAYQKISGRYHADSLGFIQNRLKWNGSRFVLDYQDLAIFGSQVE is encoded by the coding sequence ATGCAAAATCATTATCATTATTCGAATAACAGGAATTCGACTGTCGTAGCTTTTGCTAGAGGCGATGTGAATGGTGACAAGATTCCAGACGCAGTGTATGTTACTGGCATGAAAGAATCAGATGTTTCGATCATTAAAAACTTGACGCTTGTCATCCAGGACGGAGCAACAGGAAACCTCACGCAGGTTCCGCTTAATGAAAATATGGGGTATCATCCGACTCTGTTTCTCGGTGATTTTACTGGAGATGGAGTAAGGGATATATTGATCACCATAGCTACAGGGGGCAGCGGGGGGACAACTTACAATTATGTTTATACATTTGTTCATAACAATCTGCGCTTGTTATTCGATTCGGATGTCTATAACCAAATGTATCAATATGGGGTTACCTATAAAGATGACTACAAGGTTGAAGTGTTCAGCAGCCTAAACAACACAAAATATCTTATTGATTTGACTCTGAGAGAGCCGGAATATTTGAATGAGATATACGATACAAACGGGAAGCTTAAGTCAGCGGTCAATGGATGGGTGGATCCAATAAGCGGTTTATATCCAATCGACTTTGATTCCAATAAAATATATGAACTTTTGGCCTATCAGAAGATTTCAGGAAGATATCACGCTGATTCATTGGGCTTTATCCAGAATAGACTAAAATGGAACGGCTCCAGGTTCGTATTGGATTATCAAGATTTGGCGATTTTTGGTTCTCAAGTTGAGTAA